The following are from one region of the Anaerolineae bacterium genome:
- the add gene encoding adenosine deaminase produces MTQTSSFQEKNNLKLRDLRSIFFNLPKIDLHRHLEGSLRLSTLSEIAHQHGVDLPSWSLEELRPYVQVIDDPPDFVGFLAKFKLLRRFYSSREAVIRVAYEAIADAAEDNIRYLELRFNPAALALNQGFSFEEVTDWVILAANQAQAEYPIQVRLIVQMGRHEPQYARQLAEIAADKQDRGIVAVDIAGDETNYPLTDFIEVFDWAKKQGLHITAHAAEAGPPHHVREAIEKLDAERIGHGVRSREDVTIVDLLKQRKMVLEMCPTSNLQTGIIPKLSMHPLYAFYQLGIPVTINTDDPSISNTTLTDEFLVANRGIGVPFRCLAEMIMNAARAAFLPEPEKTRLVEWFERALKKSLAGLPHT; encoded by the coding sequence ATGACCCAAACAAGTTCCTTTCAAGAAAAAAACAATCTCAAACTCCGCGATCTCCGCAGCATTTTTTTTAACCTGCCCAAGATTGATTTACATCGCCATCTTGAAGGCAGCTTACGTTTATCTACCCTGTCTGAGATTGCTCATCAGCACGGGGTAGACTTACCTAGCTGGAGTTTGGAGGAGTTACGCCCTTACGTGCAGGTGATTGACGATCCGCCTGATTTTGTTGGTTTTCTGGCCAAATTTAAACTCTTGCGTAGATTCTATTCCAGCCGGGAGGCCGTTATCCGGGTAGCCTATGAAGCCATTGCCGATGCCGCCGAAGACAACATTCGTTACCTTGAACTGCGTTTTAATCCGGCGGCCCTGGCCCTTAACCAGGGGTTCAGTTTTGAAGAAGTAACCGATTGGGTCATCCTGGCCGCCAATCAGGCTCAAGCCGAGTACCCTATTCAAGTGCGTTTGATTGTGCAGATGGGCCGGCACGAGCCACAATACGCCCGTCAACTGGCCGAAATAGCCGCCGACAAGCAGGATAGGGGCATTGTGGCGGTAGACATTGCCGGAGACGAAACAAATTACCCCCTCACCGACTTTATTGAAGTGTTTGATTGGGCCAAAAAGCAGGGGCTACACATCACGGCCCACGCCGCCGAAGCCGGTCCGCCGCATCACGTCAGAGAAGCCATTGAAAAACTGGATGCCGAAAGAATTGGCCACGGCGTGCGCTCCAGGGAAGATGTGACCATTGTGGATTTGCTGAAACAACGCAAAATGGTCCTGGAAATGTGCCCCACCAGTAATCTGCAAACCGGCATCATTCCCAAATTGAGCATGCATCCTTTGTACGCTTTTTATCAACTGGGCATTCCGGTAACCATCAATACCGATGATCCCTCCATTTCAAATACCACCCTCACCGATGAGTTCCTGGTGGCCAATCGCGGTATTGGCGTGCCTTTTCGCTGTTTGGCCGAGATGATTATGAACGCGGCCAGAGCCGCCTTTTTACCCGAACCGGAAAAAACAAGGCTGGTAGAGTGGTTTGAAAGAGCTTTGAAAAAAAGCTTGGCCGGCCTGCCCCACACATAA
- a CDS encoding GAF domain-containing sensor histidine kinase has translation MMTPAVFTKEVIEFLIHSGWRQFFLDEQFKFSPPFPALAELSTIAPDILENTPFLNIFGDTDQKNLDSLLRQLAAGSIQTILATAFLRQSGPKDHEGGGVELILYLTTAENTQSHYIGFIRPLPAAPAQKNIVQPESSSKIEALEGLLEASRALNTLDLQNILNTIVQRVSVLLKSNHTVVYLADYQTQKLNPTATHSSPDMAHVPTPAFNFEKGTVGWVLKHRQPLCINDVTKDDRFLYVSPDSHLIANLISTPLIVKGEAIGVLEATHKSDGVAFTEDDVALLSAFASQAAVAIHHARLFQETNQRLAEVSTLYTLADQLTKVLELDRVIESSVTILKHALDCSSCCLFLKQKTEQAETLALKLCSGWLKTKQNDAKINYITQLANKLIAKPSPIYLQNVNLAEPKQTFNNQEVSKQPPLGSVMIMPLLVKEELLGALVINDQKINAFGQAEGRLLTIAAAQISTAIENARLYDNLEQRATELEAALNEVAATNHLRSEFVENVSHELRTPLTFIKAYIALILENSLGQIPPAVREKLEIISHKTNAVIRLVEDLVSLQRLESGNLRFESIATHTLIVRATAGAIAGAAEYNIKIVLDSAPDLPPVRVDVDRIGQVFDNLVGNALKFSPGGEKINITARQDGDRIKFSVQDYGKGIPANQLDKIFERFYQVADSSSAYGGAGLGLTIVKQIVEAHGGEITVQSKVNQGSTFSFWLPIDQ, from the coding sequence ATGATGACCCCAGCCGTTTTTACTAAAGAGGTTATTGAATTTCTTATTCACTCAGGCTGGCGGCAATTTTTTCTGGATGAGCAATTCAAATTTTCTCCACCCTTTCCTGCCCTGGCCGAATTGTCCACTATTGCCCCCGATATCCTGGAAAATACTCCTTTCCTGAACATTTTTGGCGATACAGACCAAAAAAATTTGGATTCGCTATTACGGCAATTGGCTGCGGGTTCCATACAAACCATTTTGGCAACTGCCTTCTTGCGCCAATCCGGGCCAAAGGATCACGAGGGGGGAGGGGTTGAATTGATTCTGTACCTCACAACGGCAGAAAATACCCAAAGCCATTATATTGGCTTCATCCGCCCCTTGCCCGCAGCGCCCGCTCAAAAAAATATTGTTCAACCAGAAAGTTCCTCCAAAATTGAAGCCCTGGAAGGTTTGCTGGAGGCCAGCCGCGCCCTCAATACCCTTGATTTACAAAATATCCTCAATACCATTGTGCAAAGGGTGAGCGTGTTGCTAAAATCCAACCATACGGTAGTTTACCTGGCCGACTATCAGACCCAAAAACTCAACCCCACCGCCACCCACAGCAGCCCCGATATGGCCCATGTGCCCACCCCGGCCTTTAACTTTGAAAAAGGCACGGTGGGGTGGGTTTTGAAACACCGGCAACCGCTCTGCATTAATGACGTAACCAAAGATGATCGGTTTTTATATGTCAGCCCCGACTCGCACCTGATTGCCAACCTGATCTCCACCCCGCTCATTGTTAAGGGCGAAGCCATTGGCGTTTTAGAAGCTACCCACAAATCGGACGGCGTAGCGTTTACCGAAGATGATGTCGCTTTACTCTCGGCTTTTGCCAGCCAGGCGGCCGTGGCTATCCACCATGCCCGCTTATTCCAGGAAACAAACCAACGCCTGGCCGAGGTCTCCACCCTCTATACCCTGGCCGATCAACTGACCAAGGTATTAGAATTGGACCGGGTGATCGAGTCAAGCGTAACGATTTTAAAGCACGCTTTGGATTGCAGCAGTTGTTGCCTTTTTTTAAAGCAAAAAACAGAGCAGGCCGAAACATTGGCGCTTAAATTATGTAGCGGCTGGCTAAAGACAAAACAAAATGACGCTAAAATAAATTATATTACGCAATTGGCCAATAAACTCATCGCCAAACCTAGCCCCATCTATCTGCAAAATGTCAATCTGGCTGAACCAAAACAAACTTTTAATAACCAGGAGGTCTCAAAACAGCCGCCCTTAGGTTCAGTAATGATCATGCCCCTGCTGGTCAAAGAAGAATTATTGGGCGCATTAGTCATTAACGACCAAAAAATCAATGCCTTTGGCCAGGCTGAAGGACGTTTATTGACCATTGCCGCGGCCCAAATATCAACCGCCATTGAAAATGCCCGGCTTTACGATAATCTGGAACAGCGGGCCACGGAACTTGAGGCTGCTTTGAATGAAGTGGCCGCCACTAATCATTTAAGGTCAGAGTTTGTAGAAAACGTTTCGCACGAGTTGCGCACCCCCCTGACTTTTATTAAAGCCTACATCGCCTTGATTTTGGAGAATAGCCTGGGCCAAATTCCGCCGGCAGTCAGGGAAAAATTAGAAATCATTTCTCACAAAACAAACGCCGTTATCCGCCTGGTGGAAGACCTGGTCTCTTTACAAAGGTTAGAATCAGGCAATCTAAGGTTTGAGTCTATAGCCACCCATACCTTAATTGTCCGCGCCACCGCCGGCGCTATTGCCGGCGCAGCCGAGTATAACATAAAAATTGTACTCGATAGCGCGCCGGATTTACCCCCGGTACGGGTAGATGTTGATAGAATTGGGCAGGTATTTGATAATTTAGTAGGCAATGCGCTAAAATTTAGCCCGGGTGGAGAAAAAATCAACATTACGGCCAGGCAAGATGGAGACAGAATCAAGTTTTCGGTGCAAGATTACGGCAAAGGCATACCGGCCAATCAATTGGACAAGATTTTTGAGCGATTTTACCAGGTGGCGGATTCGTCCTCGGCCTATGGTGGAGCCGGGTTAGGTTTAACCATTGTCAAACAAATTGTGGAAGCGCATGGGGGGGAAATAACTGTGCAAAGCAAGGTTAATCAGGGCAGCACTTTTTCGTTTTGGCTCCCCATTGATCAATAG
- a CDS encoding ATPase — MDRVKTGIKGLDEMLGGGFIRETANLVEGAPGTGKTCLGMQFIYNGIVKANEPGLIITFEEFPQQYYHDAAAFGWDFMDLEKKGLLKIIMTSPEVSRLDIESVGGMIENSVNEMGARRVVVDSMTHFARLSRESVELRSLEFAFINALKRQDLTSVLTRESPVLLGESKEETHLSFVVDSYTILRYVEIESAIHKALLVLKMRGSDHAKDIRQYDITSTGIEVQSKFEGREGILSGSPRRMADSFVEAFVKR; from the coding sequence ATGGATAGGGTAAAAACAGGTATCAAGGGCCTGGACGAAATGTTAGGCGGTGGTTTTATCAGAGAAACCGCCAATCTTGTCGAAGGCGCGCCCGGCACCGGCAAAACTTGCCTGGGCATGCAATTTATTTACAACGGCATTGTCAAAGCCAACGAGCCTGGTTTGATCATTACGTTTGAAGAATTTCCCCAGCAATATTATCACGACGCGGCCGCCTTTGGCTGGGATTTTATGGACCTGGAAAAAAAGGGGCTGCTTAAGATCATTATGACCAGCCCCGAAGTGAGCCGCCTGGACATTGAGAGCGTAGGCGGCATGATTGAAAACTCCGTTAATGAAATGGGCGCGCGCCGGGTAGTGGTAGATAGCATGACCCATTTTGCCCGCCTGTCACGCGAGTCGGTTGAATTACGCAGCCTTGAATTTGCCTTTATCAACGCCCTCAAACGACAGGACCTGACCAGCGTGCTGACCCGAGAAAGCCCGGTGCTTTTAGGCGAATCCAAAGAAGAGACCCACCTCAGCTTTGTGGTTGACTCTTATACTATTCTGCGGTATGTGGAAATAGAATCGGCTATCCACAAGGCTCTGCTAGTTTTAAAGATGCGCGGCAGCGACCATGCCAAAGATATCCGGCAGTACGACATTACTTCTACCGGCATCGAAGTACAATCCAAGTTTGAAGGACGGGAGGGCATTTTAAGCGGCAGCCCTCGCCGCATGGCCGATTCTTTTGTTGAAGCTTTTGTAAAACGCTAA
- a CDS encoding SEC-C domain-containing protein, protein MFKSVVKTIFGDPHQKEIKKLTPLVEEVNALGQEMKRKSDAELRQMMADFRRQLAEATAEQRAEVKNLHQQVTEAVRGERQRLQVQLEQAEKRLLKWEDQLMQEIQAQVFAAVREASWRAIAHRHFDVQVVGGALLHQGRVVEMRTGEGKTLVATMPLVLNALLGHGAHLITVNDYLAKFGCQWMGPVYHLLGLSVAVIESAGHGGVDKASFKYNPAYHNEDDRYQHLEPITRREAYACDITYGTNNEFGFDYLRDNMVPDLSMVTQKELHYAIIDEVDNILIDEARTPLIISGQAEESSELYQKFAQLVRPLKASSKESVEAEDREPDGDYVVDEKSRVVYLTERGIEKIERVLGVENLYEGESAAMTPYLDNALRANVLFKLDVDYVVQNGEVIIVDEFTGRLMHGRRYSEGLHQAIEAKEGVSVRHESFTWATITFQNFFRMYNKLAGMTGTAETEAEEFGNIYNLEVSVLPTNVEYRAMQGDLIEETHKENGVAVTTYHSPDNGQLYYKRVDYPDVIYKSPQAKFKAIVEEIKTLQEAGQPVLVGTIAIETSEYLSNLLQRQGAKHEVLNAKQHEREANIIAQAGRPGSVTIATNMAGRGVDILLGGNAEGLARDELRKRGVDLTEVDAELWEKTLAKWTDIVAEDKQKVKSLGGLHVVGTERHEARRIDNQLRGRAGRQGDPGSSRFFVSLQDDLMRRFGGQNVANLMERFGVDDNIPIEAGIVSKSIENAQTKVEGHNFDIRKHLLKYDDVINQQREVIYAERRRILSSASLKENIQTMVEAHLSGLVQNFTAGEDPEEWDLTALYNAVRTIMPLPPTLTTNAWANLSPEEIETQILELADKNYEQMEKVLGPEELRRAEKGLMLQIVSTLWVRHLTALDELRQGIGLRAFGQQDPLVAFQRDAYEMFGQLRAAIQEEVVRRIYHPAVQVEAPRPQQLQAQHPDAMAASRMQAETPGAVRQTPAPVRVQKTPGRNEPCWCGSGKKYKHCHMKSDLAGGNGQSGAKEPARAGSAVAGANRKKRQARARRH, encoded by the coding sequence ATGTTTAAAAGTGTAGTAAAAACTATTTTTGGCGACCCTCATCAAAAAGAGATCAAAAAACTCACCCCCCTGGTTGAAGAAGTTAATGCGCTTGGCCAGGAAATGAAGCGCAAGAGCGATGCCGAACTGCGCCAGATGATGGCCGACTTTCGCCGGCAATTGGCCGAAGCCACCGCCGAGCAGAGGGCTGAAGTAAAAAATCTACACCAGCAAGTCACCGAGGCCGTTCGCGGCGAACGCCAGCGGCTGCAAGTGCAATTAGAGCAGGCCGAAAAACGTCTCCTCAAGTGGGAAGACCAATTGATGCAAGAGATTCAGGCCCAGGTGTTTGCCGCCGTGCGCGAAGCCAGTTGGCGCGCCATCGCTCACCGCCATTTTGACGTGCAGGTGGTTGGCGGCGCGCTGCTGCACCAGGGCCGGGTGGTGGAAATGCGCACCGGCGAAGGCAAAACCCTGGTGGCCACCATGCCGCTGGTGCTCAATGCCCTGCTTGGCCATGGGGCGCACTTGATTACGGTAAACGATTACCTGGCCAAGTTCGGCTGTCAATGGATGGGGCCGGTTTATCACCTGCTGGGTTTGAGCGTGGCTGTGATTGAAAGCGCCGGGCACGGCGGCGTTGACAAAGCCTCGTTTAAATATAATCCCGCCTACCACAACGAGGACGACCGTTACCAACATTTGGAACCCATCACCCGCCGCGAGGCTTACGCCTGCGACATCACCTACGGCACTAACAACGAATTTGGCTTTGACTACCTGCGCGACAACATGGTGCCTGATTTAAGCATGGTCACCCAAAAAGAGCTGCACTACGCCATCATTGACGAGGTGGACAACATCCTGATTGACGAAGCCCGGACGCCGCTGATCATCTCCGGCCAGGCCGAAGAAAGCAGCGAGTTGTACCAGAAATTCGCCCAACTCGTGCGCCCCTTAAAAGCCAGCAGTAAAGAAAGCGTGGAAGCTGAAGACCGGGAGCCGGACGGCGACTACGTGGTTGACGAAAAATCGCGTGTGGTTTACCTCACCGAACGGGGCATCGAAAAGATTGAAAGAGTGCTGGGCGTGGAAAACTTGTACGAAGGCGAAAGCGCGGCCATGACGCCCTACCTAGACAACGCGCTCCGGGCCAACGTGCTCTTCAAACTTGATGTTGACTACGTGGTGCAAAACGGCGAAGTGATCATTGTAGACGAATTTACCGGGCGACTGATGCACGGGCGGCGCTACAGCGAGGGTCTGCACCAGGCCATTGAGGCCAAAGAAGGCGTTAGCGTGCGGCACGAAAGTTTTACCTGGGCCACCATCACCTTCCAAAATTTCTTCAGAATGTACAACAAACTGGCCGGGATGACCGGTACCGCCGAAACCGAAGCCGAAGAATTTGGCAACATCTACAACCTGGAAGTGAGCGTGCTGCCGACCAACGTGGAATACCGGGCCATGCAGGGCGATCTCATTGAAGAAACCCATAAAGAGAACGGCGTGGCCGTTACCACCTACCACAGCCCGGACAACGGCCAGCTTTATTACAAACGGGTGGACTATCCCGACGTGATTTACAAAAGCCCCCAGGCCAAATTCAAAGCCATTGTGGAAGAAATCAAAACCCTGCAAGAAGCCGGCCAGCCGGTGCTGGTAGGCACCATTGCCATTGAAACCTCGGAATACCTGTCCAATTTATTGCAAAGGCAGGGGGCTAAACACGAAGTGCTCAACGCCAAACAGCACGAGCGCGAAGCCAACATCATTGCCCAGGCCGGGCGGCCTGGCTCGGTGACCATTGCCACCAACATGGCCGGGCGCGGCGTGGACATTTTGCTTGGCGGAAACGCAGAGGGCCTGGCCCGCGACGAACTGCGTAAACGCGGCGTGGATTTGACCGAGGTTGATGCGGAGCTATGGGAAAAAACCCTGGCCAAATGGACGGACATTGTGGCCGAAGACAAACAAAAAGTGAAATCATTGGGCGGCCTGCACGTGGTGGGCACGGAGCGTCACGAAGCCCGCCGCATTGACAACCAGTTACGCGGGCGGGCCGGCCGGCAGGGCGACCCCGGTTCCAGTCGCTTTTTTGTTTCCCTGCAAGACGATTTAATGCGGCGTTTTGGCGGCCAAAACGTGGCCAATTTGATGGAACGGTTTGGCGTAGACGACAACATCCCCATCGAGGCCGGCATTGTCAGCAAATCCATTGAAAATGCCCAAACCAAAGTTGAAGGTCATAACTTTGATATCCGCAAACACCTGCTCAAATACGACGATGTTATCAACCAACAACGCGAAGTAATCTATGCCGAGCGGCGCCGCATTCTCAGCAGCGCCAGCCTCAAAGAGAACATTCAAACCATGGTTGAGGCGCATCTGAGCGGGCTGGTGCAAAACTTCACCGCTGGCGAAGACCCGGAGGAGTGGGATCTGACCGCTTTATATAACGCGGTGCGCACCATTATGCCTTTGCCGCCCACCCTCACTACCAACGCCTGGGCCAACCTGTCGCCGGAGGAAATTGAAACCCAAATCCTGGAACTGGCCGACAAAAATTACGAGCAAATGGAGAAGGTGCTAGGGCCGGAAGAACTGCGGCGGGCCGAAAAGGGATTAATGCTCCAGATTGTCAGCACCTTGTGGGTGCGGCACCTGACCGCGCTCGATGAGTTGCGCCAGGGCATTGGTCTGCGTGCTTTTGGCCAACAAGACCCGTTGGTGGCGTTTCAACGAGACGCCTACGAAATGTTTGGCCAGTTACGGGCCGCCATTCAAGAAGAAGTGGTGCGCCGCATTTATCACCCGGCCGTTCAAGTGGAAGCCCCCCGGCCGCAGCAGTTGCAGGCCCAACACCCGGACGCAATGGCCGCCAGCCGCATGCAGGCCGAAACGCCGGGCGCGGTTCGGCAAACGCCCGCGCCCGTGCGCGTGCAAAAAACACCGGGCCGAAACGAGCCGTGCTGGTGTGGCAGCGGCAAAAAGTACAAACACTGTCACATGAAATCGGATCTGGCCGGCGGTAACGGTCAAAGCGGCGCAAAAGAACCGGCCCGGGCCGGTTCAGCCGTTGCCGGCGCCAACAGAAAAAAGAGACAGGCCAGAGCGCGCCGGCATTAA
- a CDS encoding glycosyltransferase → MRILLLTPQRPYPPHQGTTLRNFNLVKELAKRHTVCVLTFLEPDQDPHDPGPLPNLCEWLETIPATQRSTSLRLRQMLTTSRPDMGWRLWSPDLNERLAQRLRQQPFDVVEIEGIEMAPYLPTIAAARPRPLVIYDAHNAEWILQKRAFLADLKSPARWPAAAYSWVQWHRLRRYEADMLRRVDHTVAMSAPDKVVLRDVAPTAPITVVPNGVDFNVFGRFRGAPIQHDLIFTAKMDFRPNVDAVLWFSRHVLPLIQAQRPHTTFAVVGQRPHPRLDTLRCNPNIVITGYVDAMPPYIAGATVYVVPLRVGGGTRLKILEAMAMRKPIVSTTVGAEGFPVVNGQELILADEPEDFARAVLDLLDNPSRRIRLGAAGEAFARANYGWDTLVPQLEKVYQQNHQRRQTTHR, encoded by the coding sequence ATGCGGATCTTACTTTTAACGCCCCAACGGCCCTATCCTCCCCACCAGGGCACCACCCTGAGAAACTTCAACCTGGTCAAAGAATTGGCCAAGCGCCACACCGTCTGTGTGCTCACTTTTTTGGAGCCTGACCAAGACCCGCACGATCCCGGCCCTCTGCCCAACCTGTGCGAATGGCTAGAAACCATTCCCGCCACCCAACGCAGTACGAGCCTCCGCTTGCGCCAGATGTTGACCACCTCCCGCCCCGATATGGGCTGGCGCCTCTGGTCGCCTGATTTGAACGAGCGCCTGGCCCAACGCCTGCGCCAACAGCCGTTTGACGTGGTGGAGATTGAAGGCATTGAAATGGCCCCCTACCTGCCAACCATCGCCGCCGCCCGGCCTCGCCCCCTGGTTATCTACGACGCCCACAACGCTGAGTGGATTCTGCAAAAGCGGGCTTTTCTGGCCGATCTCAAAAGTCCGGCGCGCTGGCCCGCCGCCGCTTATAGCTGGGTGCAGTGGCATCGCCTGCGGCGCTACGAGGCGGATATGCTGCGCCGGGTTGACCACACCGTGGCCATGTCTGCGCCGGATAAAGTGGTGCTGCGCGACGTGGCCCCCACCGCGCCCATCACCGTTGTCCCCAACGGCGTTGACTTTAACGTGTTCGGCCGCTTCCGGGGCGCGCCTATTCAGCACGACCTGATTTTTACGGCCAAAATGGACTTTCGGCCCAACGTTGACGCCGTGCTCTGGTTTAGCCGGCACGTGCTACCCCTCATCCAGGCCCAACGCCCCCATACCACCTTTGCCGTTGTCGGCCAACGGCCTCACCCCCGCCTGGATACGCTACGCTGTAATCCCAACATCGTTATTACCGGCTACGTTGACGCCATGCCGCCTTACATTGCCGGAGCAACGGTATATGTAGTGCCCTTGCGGGTTGGCGGCGGCACGCGCCTGAAAATACTAGAGGCGATGGCTATGCGTAAACCCATTGTCTCAACCACCGTTGGGGCCGAAGGATTCCCCGTAGTGAACGGGCAAGAATTAATCCTGGCCGATGAGCCGGAGGATTTTGCCCGGGCTGTTCTTGATCTTCTGGACAATCCCTCTCGCCGCATCAGATTGGGCGCAGCCGGAGAAGCTTTTGCCAGAGCCAACTATGGCTGGGACACCCTGGTGCCGCAACTGGAAAAAGTGTACCAACAAAATCACCAGCGGCGACAAACCACGCATCGCTGA
- a CDS encoding glycosyltransferase family 4 protein produces MRIGIDARLVFYNRAGIGQYIIRLIEALASLEPKDDRFILLQSRKDKSSIIHSNGFERKSVWTPSHNRFEQTGLRFEISRLGLDLLHSPDFIPPFKRKCKSVITIHDLAFLLYPHFLTKESARYYGQIDHAWRNTDHIIAVSEATKQDSINMLGVPEKKITVIHEAANPIYRPMSKAEAQQVAEEKYKLNRNFILFVSTIEPRKNLPGLLQAFRRLRDEYKRDEILALAGVKGWLWEEVYETVDKLNLKKHVAFLGRVPSNDLVYLYSAANLFVHPSFYEGFGLTPLEAMKCGTPVIVSNTSALPEVVGDAALMVDPHDIDGLTVTMWRALTEEELRQDLIQKGFKRAQKFSWQETAKKTLEVYHKIGRE; encoded by the coding sequence ATGCGCATTGGCATTGATGCACGACTGGTATTTTACAACCGAGCAGGAATTGGTCAATATATTATCCGATTAATAGAGGCGCTGGCCAGCCTTGAACCCAAAGACGATAGATTCATCCTTTTGCAAAGCAGAAAAGACAAATCCTCTATTATCCACAGCAATGGCTTTGAACGAAAATCAGTGTGGACGCCCAGCCACAATCGTTTTGAACAGACCGGGCTAAGATTTGAGATTTCCAGATTGGGCCTGGACTTGCTCCACAGCCCCGACTTTATTCCCCCTTTCAAGCGCAAGTGCAAATCGGTCATCACCATCCACGATCTGGCCTTTTTACTTTACCCGCATTTTTTGACCAAAGAAAGCGCCCGCTACTACGGCCAAATTGACCATGCCTGGCGCAATACCGATCACATCATTGCCGTGTCCGAAGCCACCAAACAAGACAGCATCAACATGCTGGGCGTGCCCGAAAAGAAAATCACCGTTATCCACGAAGCGGCCAATCCCATTTACCGCCCCATGTCCAAGGCCGAAGCGCAGCAGGTGGCCGAAGAAAAATACAAACTCAACCGGAATTTTATCCTGTTTGTCAGCACCATTGAGCCGCGCAAAAATCTACCCGGCCTGCTGCAAGCTTTTCGCCGCCTGCGTGATGAGTACAAACGAGACGAGATTTTGGCCCTGGCCGGCGTTAAAGGTTGGCTGTGGGAAGAAGTTTATGAAACGGTGGACAAACTAAACCTGAAAAAACACGTGGCCTTTTTGGGGCGCGTTCCCTCTAATGACCTGGTTTACCTGTATAGCGCCGCCAATCTGTTTGTGCATCCCTCGTTTTACGAAGGTTTTGGCCTGACCCCGCTTGAAGCAATGAAGTGCGGCACGCCAGTGATCGTCTCCAATACCTCGGCCCTGCCCGAAGTAGTCGGCGACGCCGCCCTGATGGTAGACCCTCACGACATTGACGGCCTGACCGTGACCATGTGGCGCGCCCTCACCGAAGAAGAATTGCGGCAAGATTTGATCCAAAAAGGCTTCAAACGCGCTCAAAAATTCTCCTGGCAAGAAACGGCCAAAAAGACGCTTGAAGTTTATCACAAGATAGGAAGGGAGTAA
- the trpE gene encoding anthranilate synthase component I produces MYKPTLEQVETMAQQGNLVPVYRDLPADMETPVSIYLKLQDEGPCFLLESVSGGEQVARYSFIGVRPRGVMTAFGNEVYMAGGGHGRMVRLENGSDPLDVLKAEMARYKPVRLPDLPRFIGGAVGFVSYDAVRYFERLPDDNPDALHIPDMAFLIAHTIVVFDHARQRLQVVSNADLTRGDVRAAYRRAISRIDEVVARLNAPLPEVPPPGHVPHNGLEANFTLDEYKAIVKKAKAYIAAGDIFQVVLSQRLSRRTSAHPFGIYRALRMHNPSPYMVFMRFPGGIGSPPLHIISASPEMHVRLEEGLAELRPIAGTRWRGQSVEEDAALAEELLQDEKERAEHVMLVDLGRNDLGRVCAYGSVRMEEMMVIERYSHVMHIVSDVRGQIKPGRDAFDLLRATFPAGTVSGAPKVRAMEIIDELENTRRGLYAGVIGYIGYDGRMDSCIAIRTVVMQGDTVHIQAGGGIVADSDPQREYEESWNKAKALAEAVDYAENG; encoded by the coding sequence ATGTACAAACCAACTTTAGAGCAGGTAGAAACAATGGCGCAGCAGGGAAACCTGGTCCCGGTTTATCGCGATTTACCAGCGGATATGGAAACGCCGGTCAGTATCTATCTTAAATTGCAAGATGAGGGACCTTGTTTCCTGTTGGAGTCGGTTTCGGGCGGCGAACAGGTGGCCCGGTACTCTTTTATTGGGGTGCGGCCGCGGGGGGTGATGACGGCATTTGGTAATGAAGTCTACATGGCCGGCGGCGGGCACGGCCGGATGGTGCGCCTGGAAAACGGGTCTGACCCCCTGGACGTGCTGAAAGCCGAGATGGCCCGGTACAAACCCGTGCGCCTGCCCGATTTGCCGCGTTTCATTGGCGGCGCGGTGGGTTTTGTCAGTTATGATGCGGTCCGTTACTTTGAGCGATTGCCCGACGACAACCCCGACGCTTTGCACATCCCCGACATGGCCTTTTTGATTGCGCACACCATTGTGGTTTTTGACCACGCCCGCCAGCGATTGCAGGTGGTCTCCAACGCCGATCTGACCCGCGGCGACGTGCGCGCCGCCTACCGGCGCGCGATTTCCCGGATTGACGAGGTGGTGGCCCGGCTCAACGCGCCGTTGCCGGAAGTGCCGCCTCCCGGCCACGTGCCTCACAATGGCCTGGAAGCCAATTTTACTCTGGACGAATACAAGGCCATTGTGAAAAAGGCCAAAGCATACATTGCCGCCGGTGATATTTTTCAGGTAGTGCTATCGCAGCGTTTGTCGCGCCGTACCTCGGCGCATCCGTTTGGCATCTACCGCGCTTTGCGGATGCACAATCCCTCACCCTACATGGTCTTTATGCGTTTCCCCGGCGGTATTGGCAGCCCGCCGCTGCACATCATTTCGGCCAGCCCGGAGATGCACGTGCGGCTGGAGGAAGGTTTGGCCGAATTGCGCCCTATCGCCGGCACCCGCTGGCGCGGCCAGAGTGTGGAAGAAGACGCGGCCCTGGCCGAAGAATTGTTGCAGGATGAAAAGGAACGGGCCGAGCACGTAATGCTGGTTGATTTGGGCCGCAACGATTTGGGCCGGGTGTGCGCTTATGGTTCGGTGCGGATGGAAGAGATGATGGTGATTGAGCGTTACTCCCACGTGATGCACATTGTTTCCGACGTGCGGGGCCAGATCAAACCCGGTCGGGATGCGTTTGATTTGTTGCGGGCCACGTTCCCGGCCGGTACGGTTAGCGGCGCGCCCAAAGTGCGGGCCATGGAAATAATTGACGAACTGGAAAATACCCGCCGGGGACTTTACGCCGGGGTGATTGGCTATATTGGCTACGACGGCCGGATGGATTCCTGCATTGCCATCCGCACTGTGGTGATGCAGGGCGATACCGTGCACATCCAGGCCGGCGGCGGCATAGTGGCCGATAGCGATCCGCAGCGGGAATATGAGGAAAGTTGGAACAAGGCCAAAGCTCTGGCCGAGGCGGTTGATTACGCGGAAAACGGGTAA